The following proteins are encoded in a genomic region of Natrinema sp. DC36:
- a CDS encoding redox-regulated ATPase YchF, which yields MLSIALAGKPNAGKSTFYTAATMAEVDVANYPFTTIDANRGVSYVRTDCPCLERDERCTADNCEDGKRYVPIELLDVAGLVPGAHEGKGLGNQFLDELTNADVIVNVVDASGGTNEKGEPVDIGDHDPLEDIDFVEEEMDLWLAGIIENNWESVERKSRSPDFDIDDVLADMLSGFGASPKQIAIVLRDLDYPDDPIQWEDEHREALARDVRQRTKPIVVAANKIDVAPEENVERLLELDKPVIPTTAEGELALRRAADNGLIEYDPGDETIAIGDDVNDAQREALEGLADTMAEWDGTGVQAALDYAVYDLLEHLTAYPVEDAAKWSDGSGNVLPDAFLLPDGSTPVDLAYTVHSDIGDGYLHAVNAKSNREISEEYELEEGDVIKIVSTN from the coding sequence TTCGATCGCGCTTGCCGGAAAGCCCAACGCCGGCAAGTCCACGTTCTACACAGCGGCGACGATGGCGGAGGTCGACGTCGCCAACTATCCGTTCACCACGATCGACGCCAACCGCGGGGTGAGCTACGTCCGGACCGACTGTCCCTGCCTCGAGCGCGACGAGCGCTGTACCGCCGACAACTGCGAGGACGGCAAGCGCTACGTCCCGATCGAACTCCTGGACGTGGCGGGGCTCGTCCCGGGCGCGCACGAGGGGAAGGGGCTGGGCAACCAGTTCCTCGACGAACTCACGAACGCGGACGTGATCGTCAACGTCGTCGACGCCTCCGGCGGGACCAACGAAAAGGGCGAGCCCGTCGACATCGGCGACCACGATCCGCTCGAGGACATCGATTTCGTCGAGGAGGAGATGGACCTCTGGCTGGCCGGCATCATCGAGAACAACTGGGAGTCCGTCGAGCGCAAGTCCCGCTCGCCCGATTTCGACATCGACGACGTGCTGGCGGACATGCTCTCGGGCTTCGGCGCGTCGCCAAAACAGATCGCCATCGTCCTCCGCGATCTGGACTACCCCGACGACCCGATCCAGTGGGAGGACGAGCACCGCGAGGCGCTCGCGCGCGACGTCCGCCAGCGGACCAAACCGATCGTCGTCGCGGCGAACAAGATCGACGTCGCACCCGAGGAGAACGTCGAACGGTTGCTCGAGCTTGACAAACCGGTGATCCCCACCACCGCGGAGGGCGAACTCGCGCTCCGCCGGGCCGCCGACAACGGACTGATCGAGTACGATCCCGGCGACGAGACGATCGCGATCGGCGACGACGTCAACGACGCCCAGCGCGAGGCGCTCGAGGGGCTCGCGGATACCATGGCCGAGTGGGACGGCACCGGCGTTCAGGCGGCGCTCGATTACGCGGTCTACGACCTGCTCGAGCACCTCACCGCCTACCCGGTCGAGGACGCCGCGAAGTGGTCCGACGGCAGCGGCAACGTCCTGCCGGACGCCTTCCTCCTGCCCGACGGATCGACGCCGGTCGATCTGGCGTACACCGTTCACTCCGACATCGGCGACGGCTACCTGCACGCGGTGAACGCGAAGTCGAATCGAGAGATCAGCGAGGAGTACGAACTCGAGGAGGGCGACGTGATCAAGATCGTGAGCACCAACTGA
- a CDS encoding UbiA family prenyltransferase has protein sequence MALARDATGVDATARALWSQVHPVFMTPPLAASLFGAILAGTVDPLTAAVHVVAMFAAVYTAHVKDGYVDFHVRGEDDDHPLTERGCRIALGLSTAVFVLCCVVLGILVGPVAVALVVPTWLIAYHHAPQLDTNPVTATTGYPLGIALSVLGGFYVQAGTIGLIPLGFAVVFLTLLSGIKVIDDTQDYAYDRSIEKRTVAVAVGPDRAHDVAYGLMIAAVVTVAALALVRIFPLTSLLAALAFAAVAIVARRADPELATMLLIRGSYVFLAVLVAAVRFDPLGTLV, from the coding sequence ATGGCCCTCGCGAGGGACGCCACCGGAGTCGACGCGACCGCTCGAGCGCTCTGGTCGCAGGTTCATCCCGTCTTCATGACGCCGCCGCTCGCGGCCTCGCTGTTCGGCGCGATCCTCGCCGGAACCGTCGACCCGCTGACCGCGGCGGTTCACGTCGTCGCGATGTTCGCCGCGGTCTACACGGCGCACGTGAAAGACGGCTACGTCGATTTCCACGTCCGCGGCGAGGACGACGACCATCCGTTGACCGAACGCGGCTGTCGGATCGCACTCGGGCTGTCGACGGCGGTGTTCGTGCTGTGTTGCGTGGTCCTGGGAATTCTCGTCGGTCCGGTCGCGGTCGCGCTGGTCGTTCCAACGTGGCTGATCGCCTACCACCACGCGCCGCAACTCGACACGAACCCGGTGACGGCGACGACCGGCTACCCCCTGGGTATCGCCCTCTCCGTGCTCGGGGGGTTCTACGTGCAGGCAGGGACTATCGGGCTCATTCCGCTCGGTTTCGCCGTCGTCTTCCTCACGCTCCTCTCCGGGATCAAGGTGATCGACGACACGCAGGACTACGCGTACGACCGGTCGATCGAGAAACGGACCGTCGCGGTCGCCGTCGGTCCCGACCGGGCCCACGACGTCGCCTACGGGCTGATGATCGCTGCGGTCGTGACCGTCGCCGCGTTGGCCCTCGTTCGCATCTTTCCCCTCACGTCGCTGCTCGCGGCGCTCGCGTTCGCCGCCGTCGCAATCGTCGCGCGACGGGCGGACCCCGAACTCGCGACCATGCTCCTCATCCGCGGCTCCTACGTCTTCCTCGCGGTCCTCGTGGCCGCGGTTCGGTTCGATCCGCTCGGTACTCTGGTGTGA
- a CDS encoding thiamine pyrophosphate-binding protein: MADSYTGADLFTDALESYGVNYVFGNPGTTELPIMDAISRSDLEYRLGLHEDIAVGMAGGYAQRRRYHAHHDDSITPVGVANLHIAPGLAHGLGNLYAAKIAGAPLVVTAGNHSTDFRHEEPILSGDLVDMADQFCKWSDEVLDVSALPTMLRRAFRIAMTPPTGPVFLGLPLDVMLEETDAEPERLGPIPNAGSGDPSQLEHAADLLADAEDPVMVVGDHVARSGADAVAAAVELAEATGARVHGEILSCEVDFPTDHEQWVSYLPTSESLAAMLMDTDTIMFAGCSTNTTLTRHEEALVDPDTTCIHLSDDAWQVGKNQPADAAVIGDPGLVLQGLTERVRGKLSDDIVADRLEAVAEVKETVESQMAGYGEADGDDPRSSKAELVDAMERVAGDAAIVDEGVTSKYAMLTRWDLAPEQYMSNKGGGLGYGLPAAVGAAVAEEQREDPRDVVGFIGDGSYQYYPHSIYSAARYDLDLTVVISDNRNYRILKDNTLHLMGGEEDDYEFVGMDFEPAVDLVKNAESHGARAERIETPDGIEGALEDALTREGPDVLDVLVQD, encoded by the coding sequence ATGGCAGATAGCTATACGGGTGCGGATCTCTTCACCGACGCTCTCGAGTCGTACGGCGTCAACTACGTCTTCGGCAATCCGGGAACGACCGAACTGCCGATCATGGACGCGATCAGTCGAAGCGATCTCGAGTACCGGCTCGGACTCCACGAGGACATCGCGGTGGGGATGGCCGGCGGTTACGCCCAGCGGCGACGGTACCACGCCCACCACGACGACTCGATCACCCCGGTCGGCGTGGCGAACCTCCACATCGCTCCCGGACTGGCCCACGGGCTTGGGAACCTCTACGCGGCCAAAATCGCCGGCGCGCCGCTGGTCGTGACGGCGGGGAATCACAGCACGGACTTCCGCCACGAGGAGCCGATCCTCTCGGGCGATCTGGTCGACATGGCCGACCAGTTCTGCAAGTGGTCCGACGAGGTACTGGACGTCTCGGCGCTGCCGACGATGCTCCGCCGGGCGTTCCGGATCGCGATGACGCCCCCGACCGGCCCCGTCTTCCTCGGGCTGCCCCTCGACGTGATGCTCGAGGAAACCGACGCCGAGCCGGAACGACTCGGCCCGATTCCGAACGCGGGCAGCGGCGATCCGTCACAACTCGAGCACGCCGCCGACCTGCTGGCCGACGCAGAGGATCCGGTGATGGTCGTCGGGGACCACGTCGCCCGCTCCGGAGCCGACGCCGTCGCCGCGGCCGTCGAACTCGCGGAGGCGACGGGCGCTCGCGTCCACGGGGAGATCCTCTCCTGCGAGGTGGACTTCCCCACCGATCACGAGCAGTGGGTCTCCTACCTGCCGACCAGCGAGAGCCTGGCTGCGATGTTGATGGACACCGATACGATCATGTTCGCGGGCTGTTCGACGAACACGACGCTGACGCGCCACGAGGAGGCGCTGGTCGACCCCGACACGACCTGCATCCACCTGAGCGACGACGCCTGGCAGGTCGGCAAGAATCAGCCCGCCGACGCGGCAGTGATCGGCGATCCGGGGCTCGTTTTGCAGGGTCTCACCGAGCGCGTTCGCGGGAAGCTCTCGGACGATATCGTGGCGGACCGACTCGAGGCGGTCGCCGAGGTCAAGGAAACCGTCGAGTCCCAGATGGCCGGCTACGGCGAGGCCGACGGAGACGATCCGCGGTCGTCGAAGGCCGAACTGGTCGACGCCATGGAGCGCGTGGCCGGCGACGCGGCCATCGTCGACGAGGGCGTCACCTCGAAGTACGCCATGCTAACGCGCTGGGATCTCGCGCCCGAACAGTACATGTCGAACAAGGGGGGTGGACTCGGCTACGGGCTGCCAGCAGCGGTCGGTGCCGCCGTCGCCGAGGAACAGCGAGAGGATCCGCGGGACGTGGTCGGCTTCATCGGCGACGGCTCCTACCAGTACTACCCCCACTCGATCTACAGCGCCGCCCGATACGATCTGGACCTGACGGTCGTCATCTCGGACAACCGCAACTACCGGATCCTGAAGGACAATACGCTCCACCTCATGGGCGGGGAGGAAGACGACTACGAGTTCGTTGGAATGGACTTCGAGCCGGCGGTCGACCTCGTGAAAAACGCCGAAAGTCACGGCGCGCGCGCCGAACGTATCGAGACGCCGGACGGTATCGAGGGCGCGCTCGAGGACGCGCTGACCCGCGAGGGACCGGACGTGCTGGACGTGCTGGTCCAGGACTGA
- a CDS encoding TrkH family potassium uptake protein translates to MRGRIHVDVRSSLSLLGTVLKYLSLSLLFPTAVALFYRESPLPFLVALVVAVAVGTGLERLEPDPDLEHREAFLLVALTWLVLPLVGMIPYLVAGTGTIAHPVNALFESMSGFTTTGATVMGEISVETHSRSIMLWRQLTQWLGGMGIIVLMVAILSELSVGGTQLIREESPGLQVEKLTPRIRQTARALWLIYAWFTLAAVAVYYGLHLAGLAPNMTFYNAVSHALTSLPTGGFSPEGRSVEAFEPIVQWAVMVFMIVAGANFALYWYAWRGHPERLTSNAEFRSYILSMGVIGGLLSLLLFLGVGLETVPENVAAIPGSLERSLRHGLFQTLAIVTTTGYASMDFNAWSESTQVILLFAMFLGGSAGSAAGSIKIIRWYVVGKSIQRELFTTVHPQAIRPVRMGDTGDVIGEEAIHGIFVFVLLFLTLFAVSTVLLFLDAHRTPGLSLSGLEATSATIATLGNIGPGVGVVGPMNSYEPFSRLSKLYMIFLMWIGRLEILSVLVILTPAYWRS, encoded by the coding sequence ATGAGAGGAAGGATTCACGTCGACGTCCGGTCCAGTTTGAGTCTCCTCGGCACGGTGCTGAAGTATCTCTCGCTTTCCCTGCTGTTTCCGACGGCCGTCGCACTGTTCTACCGGGAGAGTCCGCTTCCGTTTCTCGTCGCACTCGTCGTCGCCGTCGCCGTCGGGACGGGTCTCGAGCGCCTCGAGCCCGATCCGGACCTCGAGCACCGCGAAGCGTTCTTGCTCGTCGCACTGACGTGGTTAGTGCTCCCGCTCGTCGGGATGATCCCGTATCTCGTCGCCGGGACGGGGACGATCGCACATCCCGTCAACGCGCTGTTCGAAAGCATGAGCGGGTTCACGACGACCGGCGCGACGGTCATGGGCGAGATTTCCGTCGAGACCCACTCGCGGTCGATCATGCTGTGGCGACAGCTCACCCAGTGGCTCGGCGGGATGGGAATCATCGTGCTCATGGTCGCGATCCTCTCTGAGCTCTCCGTCGGTGGCACGCAGCTCATTCGGGAGGAATCACCGGGGCTACAGGTCGAGAAGTTAACGCCGCGAATCAGGCAAACGGCGCGAGCGCTCTGGCTGATCTACGCCTGGTTCACGCTCGCAGCGGTGGCCGTCTACTACGGGCTCCATCTCGCCGGGCTGGCCCCGAACATGACGTTTTACAACGCCGTCTCCCACGCGCTCACGTCGCTGCCGACCGGCGGGTTCTCGCCGGAGGGACGTAGCGTCGAGGCGTTCGAACCAATCGTCCAGTGGGCGGTCATGGTCTTCATGATCGTCGCCGGGGCGAACTTCGCGCTCTACTGGTACGCCTGGCGCGGCCACCCCGAACGCCTGACGAGCAACGCCGAGTTCCGATCGTATATTCTGTCGATGGGTGTCATCGGCGGTCTCCTCTCCCTGCTCCTCTTTCTCGGAGTCGGCCTCGAGACAGTGCCGGAGAACGTCGCCGCGATTCCGGGAAGTCTCGAGCGCTCGCTGCGCCACGGACTCTTCCAGACGCTCGCGATCGTGACGACGACGGGCTACGCCAGCATGGACTTCAACGCGTGGAGCGAGTCGACGCAGGTGATTCTCCTGTTCGCGATGTTCCTCGGCGGGTCGGCGGGATCCGCGGCCGGATCGATCAAGATCATCCGCTGGTACGTCGTCGGGAAGTCCATTCAGCGAGAACTGTTTACGACCGTCCACCCGCAGGCGATTCGGCCGGTTCGGATGGGTGACACGGGCGACGTTATCGGCGAGGAAGCGATCCACGGCATCTTCGTCTTCGTGCTCCTCTTTCTAACGCTGTTCGCCGTCTCGACCGTCCTGCTCTTTCTCGATGCGCACCGAACACCCGGCCTCTCGCTGTCGGGACTCGAGGCCACGAGCGCGACGATCGCGACGCTCGGGAACATCGGCCCGGGCGTCGGCGTCGTCGGACCGATGAACAGCTACGAGCCGTTCTCGCGGCTCTCGAAGCTGTACATGATCTTCCTGATGTGGATCGGCCGGCTCGAGATCCTCTCCGTGCTGGTGATCCTGACGCCGGCGTACTGGCGTTCGTAG
- a CDS encoding FAD-linked oxidase C-terminal domain-containing protein: MTYDCAFLETLDLAEDQLSFANGRRESHATDFGTEQNDGGGVLPDAVVWPECTDDVSAVLAAATDRGVPVTPYAAGTGLEGNAVPAHGGISLDLTRMDAVADYRPDDFQIDVGPGIIGSDVDERVAGDGLFFPPLPSSGDISTIGGMIATDASGMQTVRYGEVADWVLGLEAVLADGTVVRTGSRAIKTSSGYNLTDLIVGSEGTLAVVTEATLELAGRPEQIRGGRAIFETLDDATEAVFDAVRTDVGVARIELVDGLSATMANEYLGSELPDAPMVFLEFHANHGIEEEIDLCRTIFEDHDVARFEMSDDDDEMDALWRARRELAYAVASYDPTLEPLHPGDVTVPISSYPTVVREAKRLADEYDLLVPCFGHAGDGNLHYSVLVDPDDPEQVERGEECYREIVELAIELGGTATGEHGIGQGKREYLEPEHGAGAVEAMRTIKRALDPTDTLNPGKIFPETAAGERINGRDR, from the coding sequence ATGACATACGACTGTGCGTTTCTCGAGACGCTCGATCTCGCAGAGGATCAGCTCTCGTTCGCGAACGGACGACGCGAATCGCACGCTACGGACTTCGGAACGGAGCAAAACGACGGTGGCGGCGTTCTCCCGGACGCCGTCGTCTGGCCCGAGTGTACGGACGACGTCTCGGCCGTGCTCGCCGCTGCGACCGATCGCGGCGTCCCCGTGACACCCTACGCCGCTGGGACGGGACTCGAGGGCAACGCCGTCCCGGCCCACGGCGGCATCAGCCTCGATCTCACGCGGATGGACGCAGTCGCCGACTACCGGCCCGACGACTTCCAGATCGATGTCGGGCCGGGGATCATCGGCTCCGACGTCGACGAGCGCGTCGCCGGTGACGGCCTGTTCTTCCCGCCGTTGCCCTCCTCCGGCGACATCTCGACGATCGGTGGAATGATCGCGACCGACGCCAGCGGCATGCAGACCGTCCGGTACGGCGAGGTCGCCGATTGGGTACTCGGCCTCGAGGCCGTTCTCGCCGACGGCACCGTCGTCCGAACGGGCTCGCGCGCCATCAAAACCTCGAGCGGCTACAACCTGACCGACCTCATCGTCGGCAGCGAGGGGACGCTGGCCGTCGTCACCGAGGCGACGCTGGAACTGGCGGGCCGCCCCGAGCAGATCCGCGGCGGCCGAGCGATCTTCGAGACGCTCGACGACGCGACCGAAGCAGTGTTCGACGCGGTTCGAACAGACGTCGGCGTCGCCCGAATCGAACTCGTCGACGGGCTGAGCGCGACGATGGCCAACGAGTATCTCGGCAGCGAGCTCCCCGACGCGCCGATGGTCTTCCTCGAGTTTCACGCCAATCACGGCATCGAGGAAGAGATCGACCTCTGCCGGACGATCTTCGAAGATCACGACGTCGCCCGATTCGAGATGAGCGACGACGATGACGAGATGGACGCCCTCTGGCGGGCGCGGAGGGAACTGGCCTACGCCGTCGCGAGCTACGATCCCACCCTCGAGCCGCTCCACCCCGGCGACGTGACGGTGCCGATCAGTTCCTATCCGACGGTCGTCCGGGAGGCGAAACGGCTGGCCGACGAGTACGACCTCCTCGTCCCCTGTTTCGGCCACGCGGGCGACGGCAACCTCCACTACAGCGTCCTCGTCGACCCCGACGATCCCGAGCAGGTCGAACGCGGCGAAGAGTGTTATCGAGAGATAGTGGAGCTCGCGATCGAACTGGGCGGAACCGCAACGGGAGAGCACGGTATCGGACAGGGGAAACGGGAATACCTCGAGCCCGAACACGGGGCCGGCGCGGTCGAGGCCATGCGGACGATCAAGCGGGCGCTCGATCCGACCGATACGCTCAACCCCGGGAAGATATTCCCCGAAACGGCCGCCGGCGAACGGATCAACGGTCGGGACCGTTAG
- a CDS encoding TIGR04024 family LLM class F420-dependent oxidoreductase: MNAELDLLVRLGDYDRPQGVAERAVQAEELGFDRITVGETTGWNIVPPLTLAAERTEELGISNDVISPYGRTPSMLAQTALTMQDVADGRFRFGIGPSSPAITERWHGQEFDRPLRRTREVIDVLRNVYEEGNPSYDGEIFDIPGLGYERGPHENPPPIDVGTLGPKATEMAGRFGDGWAPQLFTTDGLRDRLEDLERGAELGEKSLSDLRVAPIVRGIAAEDREEARAKARSTVAFLLGAYGPYYGNSVAEQGYPDVVEEIRAAWEERDTDAMAQALPEDVLDELAPAGTPGEVRDWIEAYSEIEGVDAVRLGFVNGMSEDDKRTTMEAVADLA; the protein is encoded by the coding sequence ATGAACGCTGAACTAGATCTGCTAGTGCGACTCGGCGACTACGATCGGCCCCAGGGCGTCGCCGAGCGGGCCGTTCAGGCCGAGGAACTGGGTTTCGACCGGATCACGGTCGGCGAGACGACCGGCTGGAACATCGTGCCGCCGCTGACGCTGGCAGCCGAGCGGACCGAAGAACTCGGTATCTCCAACGACGTGATTTCGCCGTACGGGCGAACGCCGTCGATGCTCGCCCAGACGGCGCTCACGATGCAGGACGTGGCGGACGGCCGGTTCCGATTCGGAATCGGCCCGAGTTCGCCCGCGATCACCGAGCGTTGGCACGGCCAGGAGTTCGACCGACCGCTGCGCCGGACCCGCGAAGTGATCGACGTGCTGCGAAACGTCTACGAGGAGGGCAATCCCTCGTACGACGGCGAAATATTCGACATTCCCGGATTGGGCTACGAGCGGGGGCCCCACGAGAACCCGCCACCGATCGACGTCGGGACCCTCGGACCCAAGGCCACCGAGATGGCCGGGCGCTTCGGCGACGGATGGGCCCCCCAGCTATTCACGACAGACGGGCTTCGAGACCGCCTCGAGGATCTGGAACGCGGTGCCGAGTTAGGGGAGAAGAGTCTCTCGGACCTGCGGGTGGCTCCGATCGTTCGCGGGATCGCAGCCGAGGACCGCGAGGAAGCACGCGCGAAGGCTCGCAGCACCGTCGCCTTCCTGCTCGGGGCGTACGGCCCCTACTACGGGAACTCGGTCGCCGAGCAGGGCTATCCCGACGTCGTCGAGGAGATCCGCGCCGCCTGGGAGGAGAGAGATACCGACGCGATGGCTCAGGCGCTCCCCGAAGACGTGCTCGACGAGTTGGCTCCCGCGGGTACCCCCGGCGAGGTTCGCGACTGGATCGAGGCGTACAGCGAGATCGAGGGCGTCGACGCCGTTCGGCTCGGGTTCGTCAACGGGATGTCCGAGGACGACAAGCGGACGACGATGGAAGCGGTCGCCGACCTCGCGTAG
- a CDS encoding NADPH:quinone reductase, producing MRAVRLHEHGDADVLQVDEIDRPEPAADELLIEVAAAGVNPVDTYFRDGSYTPVDVPFTPGVDFSGVVAEVGESVDGFAEGDRVYGTGIGGAAAQGAYAEFATVPTDRVVHLPDGADLTEAGGAGVAAVTAWRALIDHADLEPAEHCLIHGGSGGVGHAAVQIAAAVSARVITTASEEYHDALADYGAETVLDYGRDDLADAVLEASEGGVDAVLDHRLDDYLQFDADVAADGARVVGIGENSPDPGFTNDGAARSKDVSYQFMSMFNTPDLRVPLRGVAHLMTSESLSVDVARTYDLEEAADAQRAVMSDSFLGKLVIEP from the coding sequence ATGCGCGCTGTACGCCTCCACGAACACGGCGATGCGGACGTACTACAGGTAGACGAAATCGATCGACCGGAGCCGGCCGCGGACGAACTCCTGATCGAGGTCGCCGCTGCGGGCGTCAACCCCGTCGATACCTACTTCCGGGACGGATCGTACACGCCGGTCGACGTGCCGTTTACGCCCGGCGTCGATTTCTCGGGCGTCGTCGCCGAGGTTGGCGAGTCCGTCGACGGCTTCGCGGAAGGCGACCGCGTCTACGGCACCGGTATCGGCGGGGCCGCCGCGCAGGGTGCCTACGCGGAGTTCGCGACGGTTCCTACCGACCGCGTCGTCCACCTCCCCGACGGCGCGGATCTGACCGAGGCCGGTGGCGCGGGCGTCGCCGCCGTCACCGCCTGGCGCGCGTTGATCGACCACGCCGACCTCGAGCCCGCCGAACACTGCTTAATCCACGGCGGCTCGGGCGGCGTCGGCCACGCGGCCGTTCAGATCGCGGCCGCCGTGAGCGCGCGGGTGATCACGACCGCGTCCGAGGAGTACCACGACGCCCTCGCCGACTACGGAGCCGAAACGGTGCTGGACTACGGCCGCGACGATCTGGCTGACGCCGTGCTCGAGGCGTCCGAGGGCGGCGTCGACGCCGTACTCGATCACCGCCTCGACGACTACCTGCAGTTCGACGCGGACGTGGCCGCAGACGGTGCTCGAGTCGTCGGTATCGGCGAGAACAGTCCCGATCCGGGCTTTACGAACGACGGGGCCGCCCGGTCGAAGGACGTCTCCTACCAGTTCATGAGTATGTTCAATACGCCGGACCTGCGCGTGCCGCTGCGAGGCGTCGCTCACCTCATGACTAGCGAGAGCCTCTCGGTCGACGTAGCGCGGACGTACGACCTCGAGGAGGCAGCCGACGCCCAGCGGGCCGTCATGTCGGATAGCTTCCTCGGAAAACTCGTCATCGAGCCGTAA